A region of Ammospiza nelsoni isolate bAmmNel1 chromosome 8, bAmmNel1.pri, whole genome shotgun sequence DNA encodes the following proteins:
- the LOC132076518 gene encoding lysosomal acid lipase/cholesteryl ester hydrolase-like has protein sequence MWCLLVLLCTQGIAFPAGFSAGFSAASSAGVDTSRCKRRNPECFMNVSEIIRYHGFPSEEYEVPTEDGYILGVVRIPSGRNSPNTGKKPAVLLHHGFLSDSIHWIANLPNNSLGFILADAGYDVWLGNSRGDTWSLKHKTLKPCQKEFWQFSFDEIGKYDIPAELNFILNKTGQKDVYYIGHSEGSAAGFIALSTYPDMPQKIKAFFALAPVTTITHSTSPMITIALLPQPLIRLLLGCKGVLQYNELMKGPVTRFCACQGKVCGSIFCYLVGGRIQNMNTSRTDSYSGHYPAGTSVQNVIHWQQIKHADQFQAYDYGCKENMKKYNQTAPPAYKIEEIKVPTAVWSGGQDKFADPKDIARLLPRITNLIYHEHFPAWGHLDFLWGLDATEKMYLKIIELLKKYA, from the exons ATGTGGTGCCTCCTCGTGCTGCTCTGCACCCAGGGAATTGCCTTTCCAGCAGGATTCTCAGCAGGATTCTCAGCAGCCTCCAGTGCAGGTGTTGACACAAGCCGCTGCAAGCGCCGCAACCCGGAATGCTTCATGAATGTT AGTGAAATTATCAGATATCATGGGTTCCCCAGTGAGGAATACGAAGTTCCAACGGAGGATGGATACATTCTTGGTGTTGTCAGAATTCCTTCTGGAAGGAACAGCCCCAATACAG GGAAGAAGCCTGCAGTCTTGCTACATCATGGTTTTTTATCAGATTCTATTCACTGGATTGCCAACCTGCCCAACAACAGCTTGGGCTTCATCCTTGCAGATGCTGGCTATGATGTCTGGTTGGGAAACAGCCGAGGAGACACCTGGTCTTTAAAACATAAGACCCTTAAGCCCTGCCAGAAAGAGTTCTGGCAGTTCAG CTTCGATGAGATAGGTAAATATGATATTCCAGCAGAGCTGAACTTCATCCTGAATAAAACTGGACAGAAGGATGTTTACTATATTGGTCACTCTGAAGGGTCAGCTGCAG GCTTCATAGCACTTTCTACTTATCCTGATATGCCTCAGAAGATTAAAGCATTCTTTGCTTTGGCACCAGTGACCACCATCACACATTCTACCAGTCCTATGATAACAATTGCACTGCTTCCCCAGCCACTGATCAGG TTACTGCTTGGCTGCAAAGGAGTTCTTCAATACAATGAGCTGATGAAAGGACCTGTAACACGGTTCTGTGCATGTCAAGGGAAAGTTTGTGGCAGTATCTTCTGCTACCTGGTCGGGGGCAGGATACAAAATATGAACACG AGTCGAACAGATTCATACTCGGGACACTACCCGGCTGGAACATCGGTACAGAACGTTATTCACTGGCAGCAG ATAAAACATGCAGACCAATTTCAAGCTTATGACTACGGCTGTAAGgaaaacatgaagaaatacaACCAG ACTGCTCCTCCTGCGTACAAGATAGAGGAGATAAAGGTGCCAACTGCTGTTTGGAGTGGTGGGCAGGACAAATTTGCAGATCCAAAAGACATAGCAAGGCTTCTTCCTCGGATCACTAATCTCATTTACCATGAGCATTTTCCTGCATGGGGACATCTTGATTTCCTCTGGGGCCTTGATGCAACTGAGAAAATGTATCTGAAAATCATTGAACTACTGAAGAAATATGCTTAG
- the ANKRD22 gene encoding ankyrin repeat domain-containing protein 22 isoform X2: MGILYSEPICQAAYNNDFNKVHLLLESNSNYLNVQDSFLGDTPLICACKQGNNRIVNYLLRKHADVNLRNKKGGTCLHYAVRKRFTFLDYVLIIILMPVMLIGYLLMVSKTKQNEHLVKMLLRAGVDVNATDSSGSTALHYACEMKNQAVIPLLLEAHADTSVKNQNGETPLDIARRLQFHSIESMIRKDS, from the exons ATGGGAATACTCTATTCAGAG CCCATCTGTCAGGCAGCTTATAACAACGATTTCAACAAAGTTCATCTCCTTTTGGAGAGCAACAGCAACTATTTGAATGTCCAGGACAGCTTCCTTGGAGACACCCCCTTAATTTGTGCATGTAAACAAGGAAACAACAGGATAGTTAACTATCTTCTTAGGAAACATGCTGATGTCAACCTCAGAAATAAG AAGGGCGGCACTTGCCTCCACTATGCTGTGAGGAAACGGTTCACCTTCCTTGACTACGTGCTCATCATAATCCTCATGCCAGTTATGCTCATTGGGTACCTTCTCATG GTCTCAAAGACAAAACAGAATGAACACCTGGTCAAGATGTTGCTTAGAGCTGGAGTCGATGTGAATGCTACAGACTCT tctggcagcacagcccttcaCTATGCTTGTGAAATGAAAAACCAGGCAGTCATTCCTCTACTGCTTGAAGCTCATGCAGACACTTCTGTAAAGAATCAG AATGGGGAGACTCCCCTAGATATAGCAAGAAGATTACAGTTCCACAGCATTGAAAGCATGATAAGAAAAGATTCTTAG
- the ANKRD22 gene encoding ankyrin repeat domain-containing protein 22 isoform X3, which yields MGILYSEPICQAAYNNDFNKVHLLLESNSNYLNVQDSFLGDTPLICACKQGNNRIVNYLLRKHADVNLRNKKGGTCLHYAVRKRFTFLDYVLIIILMPVMLIGYLLMVSKTKQNEHLVKMLLRAGVDVNATDSSGSTALHYACEMKNQAVIPLLLEAHADTSVKNQLSFLYTSDFSGRQQSQ from the exons ATGGGAATACTCTATTCAGAG CCCATCTGTCAGGCAGCTTATAACAACGATTTCAACAAAGTTCATCTCCTTTTGGAGAGCAACAGCAACTATTTGAATGTCCAGGACAGCTTCCTTGGAGACACCCCCTTAATTTGTGCATGTAAACAAGGAAACAACAGGATAGTTAACTATCTTCTTAGGAAACATGCTGATGTCAACCTCAGAAATAAG AAGGGCGGCACTTGCCTCCACTATGCTGTGAGGAAACGGTTCACCTTCCTTGACTACGTGCTCATCATAATCCTCATGCCAGTTATGCTCATTGGGTACCTTCTCATG GTCTCAAAGACAAAACAGAATGAACACCTGGTCAAGATGTTGCTTAGAGCTGGAGTCGATGTGAATGCTACAGACTCT tctggcagcacagcccttcaCTATGCTTGTGAAATGAAAAACCAGGCAGTCATTCCTCTACTGCTTGAAGCTCATGCAGACACTTCTGTAAAGAATCAG CTTTCATTCTTATATACCTCGGACTTCTCAGGAAGACAGCAGTCACAGTAA
- the ANKRD22 gene encoding ankyrin repeat domain-containing protein 22 isoform X1 yields the protein MGGMDVLVKHVLMNIIFSLQPICQAAYNNDFNKVHLLLESNSNYLNVQDSFLGDTPLICACKQGNNRIVNYLLRKHADVNLRNKKGGTCLHYAVRKRFTFLDYVLIIILMPVMLIGYLLMVSKTKQNEHLVKMLLRAGVDVNATDSSGSTALHYACEMKNQAVIPLLLEAHADTSVKNQNGETPLDIARRLQFHSIESMIRKDS from the exons ATGGGAGGTATGGATGTCTTAGTGAAACACGTGCTGATGAATATTATCTTCTCACTTCAGCCCATCTGTCAGGCAGCTTATAACAACGATTTCAACAAAGTTCATCTCCTTTTGGAGAGCAACAGCAACTATTTGAATGTCCAGGACAGCTTCCTTGGAGACACCCCCTTAATTTGTGCATGTAAACAAGGAAACAACAGGATAGTTAACTATCTTCTTAGGAAACATGCTGATGTCAACCTCAGAAATAAG AAGGGCGGCACTTGCCTCCACTATGCTGTGAGGAAACGGTTCACCTTCCTTGACTACGTGCTCATCATAATCCTCATGCCAGTTATGCTCATTGGGTACCTTCTCATG GTCTCAAAGACAAAACAGAATGAACACCTGGTCAAGATGTTGCTTAGAGCTGGAGTCGATGTGAATGCTACAGACTCT tctggcagcacagcccttcaCTATGCTTGTGAAATGAAAAACCAGGCAGTCATTCCTCTACTGCTTGAAGCTCATGCAGACACTTCTGTAAAGAATCAG AATGGGGAGACTCCCCTAGATATAGCAAGAAGATTACAGTTCCACAGCATTGAAAGCATGATAAGAAAAGATTCTTAG